Within the Erigeron canadensis isolate Cc75 chromosome 6, C_canadensis_v1, whole genome shotgun sequence genome, the region ATTTACTCTCAGTTCActaaagtatgtatatataggttttaggtaaaataaaacaaatattaaagtaaaacaaataaaacaataagatttctttactgaaaatcatcacgcatcatgaaaattatcatgcatcatgaaaatcatcatgcatcatTTGTCTCGTGAATCTCCGTGCATCAATTagaccatgatctaagggtcaaaatcttgtcatatttgttttactttaatacttattttacaataccaaACCCCTGTACATATATCGGAATATGACACATTAAGTTGGCAAACATTCAATAAGTTGTTCATTAAccagatttataaatattgttcaaattatctcttttttttttatcttatcttATTATCTTAGTATACTACTAAAGAAAGAATCCCAATTTCATAAGAAAAGATGTGTCAGAATATAGATTGACCAATAATACTTTTCAAATGTCATGCCGACATCATGATCTACTAACTACTTTATGAGAatttccttcttcttttcttttggttttttagTTATAGTAATATCTgtctgtgtatatatattatatatgttataggTATATTTGTCTAAAAGAGAAAAAACCTAAAAGAAGAGaaataaaactaatttgaaTATTGAAGTTTTCCAATGAAATATAGTAGTTGTCGGTCCAGATAAAAAGAACATATccggttaaaaaaaatgatacattttaatcaaaatgttaattatttcaCCTTGATTATCAAACATATTGAAAACAAATTTATTCAACAGATCTTCATTTTACGCGAAGTCTAAATCTAGTATGCAAATATATGATAGCTAATTCAAATGGGTGTAGATACATACATCTATcacttttatgtgttttatccATACATAATCATGCATTACATCAACACATGtaaaataacttaaaacatAAAGTGAGTGAAAAGCTTTATGTTGGAAGTCCTTCTCTATAAGTACCTATTTTACCTTTGAGTAGAGATAGAACTGTCTACAACATACTTTCCTCAAACGTGATTTTTGCCATCGACTATCTGTGTAATAGAGAGCTTGAAGTTAGCCTCAAAGTATATAATTTCGTCATAAATTGTGTTTAGGGAATGCATGTTCAAGTCATCTACTATTGTATCTTTGAGAGTGAGATATATATTCAAGTACAAGTCATTGTTTTCCTCAACATCCAAATCTAACGACGTCATCAAATACAAGGACTAAATCAGCCACACCTCAAAACAACAAGGACACTTTAAACCAACACTTTCCATATTCCTAAAATTCATCCAAACATAATCCAAACAAAAACATTACCCTCAAAACAACATCCCAACCTTGACTCtccaagtaaaaaaaaaaaaaaacctccacCATAAAAAGGGTAAAACCGTCAATTACACAACTTTTTACCCCAAAAGCATCCAAATTCCATTCCAATACAATATAGAGATAGATATAGACACAGCTCCGTTAcaatttttacaaatatattgtttttgtgtgttttctctctctcttttatatatatatatatttttttctctctctgtGCTGCGTCTAAACTTCAGCCTCCATGCTGTTGTTGTTGTGTGTCTGTgtgtgagagaaaaaaaaaacccgatcGGATCTTTTTCGTGATCCGTTtctaaaatccataaaaaacacaaatatttggaaaaaaaaaacaaactaaaattatATCCTTGAAACCCTAATAATCCTATCATAGCTTCAACATAGCATTCTCCGTTAAAATCATCTAGATTTCCCCCAATTTTGATCGTTAGGTTTTTctctatatttaaattttaattaattatatatttttaatatatctatatttatatagaatatacaatattatacaatatatatatatatatatctaattatatCGATATAAGTATattgtatttaataataataaataaaataaaaaccctatGGCTGCTACAAACGTTCAATCTGGTGACGGAGCGATTCACAGCCCTAATTCACAACGACCGGTGGTTACATCGCCGTGGAGTCAGATTGTCCGTGGAGGTAGCGGCGAGCCGGAAGTAGTTGCTCCGGCGGTGATTCCGGTTGCGGCGCCGGCATCGCCGTCGTATGTGAGTAATGTTGTTGCGGCTGATTGGTCGCCAGTAAAGGTGGCGCCGGAGACGGTGAGTTCGCCGGAGGATTCCGGTGATGGTTCGGATAATGTGTCGAAAAAACCGGTTTGGAATAGGCCGTCGAATGGAGTTGTGGAGGTTGTTAGTCCGGTTATGGGCACGGCTTGGCCTGCGCTTGGTGAGTCGACTAAAGCCGCGGTTAAGTCGTCTTCATCGGAGTCGTTAAAAACGCTTTCGGAGGGTTTATCGACACCTGCATTACAGGTAGTAAACTTAATTGGCAAATTTTTAAGCTTTTTTATATGCGTGATTAGCTTATTGTTGTATCTAGATCGATGTTTGAATAAGAAAAGTTTTAGGATAGTAATGCTTAGTAAGTGAAAAAGGACTATTTGGAAGTAGAAAGTTGCCGAATTTATACAAGATTTATATAAGTTTAGGATTTTTAAATGTTGTTGATAGATAGACAATGTTTTGTGCCCTGTTGAAAGAACTTAATGGATAGTTGCTATCGGGTTTGTTTGTCGTTATGTTAAATATGTTGATCTGTATGCACTTTTTGGGTGtgtgtatatgtttgttatGTTGTAGGTGACAGGAAGTTCGTCTCCGTCTCACAAACAGGCTACTGCCAATAATGTGAGTTCTGCTTTAACTCCAAACCATGTGGGATCGCCACGAAGGTCTAAGCGGGGTGGTGGGAATTCTAATGCAAATGCATCAGCTAATGGGGTGGTTTCTCAGCCACCACCATCGAGTCAGGGTTCGGTAGTGGAAGCTCCACATAATTCATCCGGAAAGCTGGGAAGTGCTGCTGAGCATCCTTCTCCAAAGGATCATACGCATAAGGAGTCGCAAAGAGGAGGTTTTGGATCACAATCTCACAGTGGTAATGATCACCATCATCAACGAGGTCCACATAGAAGGGGGAATGGCGGGCAGCATCCACGAGGAGATGGATCTTATCATAACAACTATGGAGGGAAGCGAGACCAGGATCGCGGGAATCAGGAATGGAATCAACAGAATAGAAGCTTTAATAACAGAGATACACACATGCAATCTCAGAGAGGTTTTGGCAGGGGTTATATGCGACCTTCTTTACATACTCCTGCCTCTTTTATTCCTCCACCAATGCCTGTGCCAGTGCAATCTTTTGGCAACAACATGATGTACCCTGGTTAGGTTTTCTATAATCAAATAGTTCTGCTATAAACTTTTGTGGTTCTgctttataattaatttttttttatctttccaGATATGGCATCTCCTCTTTTTTATATGCCCGCTCCTCCTCCAGATTCTGTAAGGGCTATGCCATTTGCTCCACCTTTACCGCCTGCAATGTACTTTGCTGTTGATCCCCAATTGTATGCTAACATAGTGACCCAAATTGATTACTATTTCAGGTAcattttttctaagtataaaacaGGAGTTGATTGTtcgatattttttaaaaacttcttATTTATGGTGGtgcaaaatttttatttaatagtgTTCTATTGCAGTAATGAGAACTTGGTCAGAGATACATACTTGCGGCAAAACATGGATGAACAAGGCTGGGTTTCCGTTAGCTTAATAGCAGGCTTTAAAAAAGTGAGTCTTTTCAGTTACTAGTTAATGCTTTCGTCTAGTTTCCTTCTAGTTTGGTTGCCACACTCCTGCATTTTTCACTATATTAGACATTTCTGCATCTTTGCACAATCGTCAGTGTATGGGTGGTCAACTTGTGTTGTTATATTTATACCTAATCGGCTAATCCGTACACGGATTTTTGAGCTTGAACTGTCTGACTTATTTAAAACCCGAATGGTGTCCAAACTAATGAAACCACCAAGGCAAATAAGTGGAACATAACTAATTTTCCAACCTTGGAGTTTGagcaaatttgatttaattCCTGGTTTGTATTAATatacatttataattttttaaaatagcaTCTCATTTGGCTCTgcaaatataaattgttttcaTAAAGCTTTTCATTATCTTGCTGTTCTTTAAGCACAGCAGTTTTAAAATTGGATTGTAACTATATAGTATATTCTTGATTCTTCATTgcagttttgttttgttttttttttcttattaatatcTATCCCATCAGGTGGTTGTACCTTCTacttgcttctttttgatacagTATCTATTTTAATGCTTATGTGGCGTGATGAACAAGGACAAATGACTGACATTTGACTGCATAGTTTTACctatcaatataataaaatgtgtttacTCTTTCAGAAAATTGGCATGTAAATAGTGACGACAGAAAATGACTGGAAGTActcctatttttatttttcataaagcCTAGTGTTAGTCAGTATATTGGTTTATTGATTAGGTTTTAGCATCTGATCTATCCCTATAATGATGTGTGTAACATGCCTGCCTATGTTCACTTAAGCTTTAAAGTCTATTCTTTTTAGCGCCTGTGCAGATTTGAAATTTTGTTTGAACCGAGAGGTATTTCATCAGGGCAGCTGCGAAGGTTCAAGTGCCAAAACATCTTGTAATGACTTGAATCATGGCTGGGGTAGCCTGTTCGGGTTAGCACAAATAATTGTTTGTTTGTACTCTGTTGCTTATGGGGTCTCCTCCTATAATCATTTTCACAATTCTAGTTAATGGGAACCAGAAAGTCCAGAACTATGCTTGAGATTTCCACACCATGTGTTCGGAACCACACAGTGGAAATATCAAAATGGCCAAATCCAAAATAGATATCGAGTTTTTTTGACCTTTTGATCTACTAGGTGGCTTGACATTGCATTTATGCCGATTGGATGCCTTGTTTTCTGTACAATGTGCCGTACTTGGAATTACAGGCAGATGCCTTTCTCTAAAGCTCAAAAAATGTCCACAAGTGAATGTCTTATTGTTGTCTATAAGACATTTGTGTCAATTATCAACGATTTCTAGCTTATTGTATATGGACTTCTACTTGTAGCCATTTGCCAAAGTCTCCAAATTTTTTACCCACTTCTTTTTAGGAATTCTGGCTAGTTGAATTGATGCATTTATAGAGAGTTCttaatgttagtttttaaaGTTTGGTCTAGAAGCCTATTCTAGGTCCCCGTTCTTGTCCTAAAGTTCATTGTGTTAATACTTCTTGAGGTTTTGTTTAAACATAGAACAGGTCCGCTTTGTTTCTCTGAAGATGACtagatgttttttttgttacagGTCTCATATTTGACGGATAATGTGCAGCTAATATTAGATGCTATGCGAACTTCGACTGTTGTGGAAGTGCAGGTATGAGTTATTGTttgcatatcaatttcattgaATGTTTCGTCAATTGTTTTAACTGGTTTCTCTTTTTATGGGAAACAAGTCTTCCACTTGAGCTGTTATACTCATATAATAAATTCTGCTGTCTTTTaaactcccccccccccccccccctctctctctctctctctcatagGATGTTGCTGTCCCTTAAGATGTTGTTTGAACTTTCTGATTTGTTTTGTGATTCATAAATACTTTACCTTGTAGGGTGACAAGATACGGCGGCGAAATGATTGGATGAAATGGATAATTCCTGCAGCTGCTCAGTTCTCAAATCCATCAAGCCCACATGCTGCTAATCATGAGGGCTTGGTGCCCCAGTTTCAGGGTTTAGCACTGCAGGAACCAACTTCATCAAATCAGGTTTCTACTGAACATTTTTCTAGCAGGTCAAGTTCTGAGGAATTCACACAAGCTGGAGGTGAGGTGACTGGTCGTGTCAGTAATCAGTAAGCTGGTTTTGAAAATGCAACAGTGGCTTGAAGCTATTATAGCAGAGTTATTAACTAAAACTCATGTTTTGAGAAGAGTGGACctcgatgatgatgatatgggCTATCTTCGATTCCCATGGAAATGATGTTTTGAGAGGCACATGGacagacaaaaaaaatttaaaaaacttgaaaaccaaaaaaaatgaaaaaaccaaaaaagaaacaaaaagaggAAAAGACtttgattaataataaaagaaacaacaaaaagaTAGAATCATTATGACAGTAGTAGTCTGGGTTTGTTGGATTTAagagtttacctttttttttttggaccaATGTCTTGAAGTTATCTGTCCATTGTGGAATTTGGCTTAATCTTATACTTGATAGCGGGGAAGAATTTTGTGATTTACTTCCCCATCACCGCACTCGTGCTGCTCTGGTAGTCTCTCTGGGCCCTTTATTGCTTTCTTTGAGGTGATTTGGGCTTGTGAGATTTGATCAAATGAAATGGATGATTGATTGTGTGCTTATGTTGTTCCTTTTAAGTTGCTGCACTTATTTTTGATGTGCTCTATGAAAACTGTCATCTCAAGTCTAGATGGTATAATGAATTAGCATCAGTGTTGAGTTACTCTTTTTTCTAGCTTACTTTTCGTGTTGCAAACCGATGGCACTGATGTCATGATTCTGTTATAAGctataaatttttgattgctAAATTATAGGTCCGGTCCTTAATGATAGGCCAAGTTCAGTTGAACTGCATATGGCTTAGAATCCTatatcttataaaaataaaaatgatgttgaggtttttgttggctaaaatCTCTATGATAGAGTTTTcgtaagaatttttttttgtaaatgatGCTTAAGTGTCTCAGAAATTGAGCTTTCACAACACTTCTTTGCTTAATAATGAAACTCTCGACCTTTCAATCTCCATTTGAGTTGGTCTAGACTAGACTTTTCCGCCAATGGACTGTATGATAATATGACCTCTAACAGTAGATAGTGTAACGTGCCTTCTTTCGTTCTTA harbors:
- the LOC122603199 gene encoding la-related protein 1C, with the translated sequence MAATNVQSGDGAIHSPNSQRPVVTSPWSQIVRGGSGEPEVVAPAVIPVAAPASPSYVSNVVAADWSPVKVAPETVSSPEDSGDGSDNVSKKPVWNRPSNGVVEVVSPVMGTAWPALGESTKAAVKSSSSESLKTLSEGLSTPALQVTGSSSPSHKQATANNVSSALTPNHVGSPRRSKRGGGNSNANASANGVVSQPPPSSQGSVVEAPHNSSGKLGSAAEHPSPKDHTHKESQRGGFGSQSHSGNDHHHQRGPHRRGNGGQHPRGDGSYHNNYGGKRDQDRGNQEWNQQNRSFNNRDTHMQSQRGFGRGYMRPSLHTPASFIPPPMPVPVQSFGNNMMYPDMASPLFYMPAPPPDSVRAMPFAPPLPPAMYFAVDPQLYANIVTQIDYYFSNENLVRDTYLRQNMDEQGWVSVSLIAGFKKVSYLTDNVQLILDAMRTSTVVEVQGDKIRRRNDWMKWIIPAAAQFSNPSSPHAANHEGLVPQFQGLALQEPTSSNQVSTEHFSSRSSSEEFTQAGGEVTGRVSNQ